In Kordia antarctica, the following proteins share a genomic window:
- a CDS encoding ABC transporter permease, translated as MFDLDRWREIFQTINKNKLRTLLAGFTVTLGILIFTVLFGMGNGLKNTFYESFQDDAQNTIFIYPGFAKKPFKGFKKDRRIEFKNEDLELLKEKFGDRIEFTTARITKGIIVKYKSEYGNYTVRAVHPEHQYLEQTDIEKGRYINANDINTDARVAVIGRLVEKDLFGRENAVGKYFTLNKIVYRVIGVFSDEGSGDREERNIYTPVSTTQLIYKNTDKIDQINLSYDMAIGSNGARRLSKDIEKLLKNKHNIAPSDQNGIYVQSVIEDLEQTLQLANVLQIIVMWIGIGTLFAGVIGISNIMVYIVKERTKELGIRKALGAKPSSVIGMILQETLVITLIFGYLGLLIGNFVLNSMGDKLKDWFITDPNVSQGTIIAATIILILSGLIAGYIPARRAAKVKPIVALRDE; from the coding sequence ATGTTTGATTTAGATCGTTGGAGAGAAATATTCCAAACCATTAATAAAAATAAGCTAAGAACACTCTTGGCAGGTTTTACAGTGACGCTAGGTATTTTGATATTTACCGTGCTATTTGGAATGGGAAATGGACTCAAGAACACATTCTACGAATCATTTCAAGATGATGCACAAAATACCATATTCATATATCCTGGATTTGCTAAAAAACCATTTAAAGGTTTCAAAAAAGATAGGCGCATAGAATTCAAAAATGAAGATTTAGAATTACTAAAAGAAAAATTTGGCGATCGCATCGAATTTACAACAGCACGTATTACCAAAGGTATCATTGTAAAATACAAAAGTGAATACGGAAACTACACAGTAAGAGCAGTACATCCAGAACATCAATATTTAGAACAAACTGATATAGAAAAAGGACGTTATATCAATGCAAATGATATAAATACGGACGCTAGAGTTGCCGTCATAGGACGTTTGGTAGAAAAAGATTTATTTGGCAGAGAAAATGCAGTCGGAAAATATTTTACGCTAAACAAAATAGTATACAGAGTTATTGGCGTATTTAGTGATGAAGGTAGCGGCGACAGAGAAGAACGTAACATATATACGCCTGTAAGCACAACGCAACTCATCTACAAAAACACAGATAAAATTGATCAAATCAATTTGTCATATGATATGGCAATTGGTTCAAATGGCGCGCGTAGACTATCTAAAGACATTGAAAAATTATTAAAAAACAAACACAACATTGCACCAAGTGACCAAAATGGAATTTATGTGCAAAGTGTAATTGAAGATTTAGAACAAACCTTACAACTCGCAAACGTATTGCAAATCATTGTAATGTGGATTGGTATCGGAACGTTATTCGCAGGTGTTATTGGAATCAGTAACATTATGGTATACATCGTAAAAGAACGTACCAAAGAATTAGGAATCAGAAAAGCATTAGGAGCCAAACCAAGTTCCGTAATTGGAATGATATTACAAGAAACATTGGTCATTACCTTAATATTTGGATATTTAGGACTGCTCATAGGTAATTTTGTCCTCAATTCCATGGGAGACAAATTGAAAGATTGGTTTATTACGGATCCAAATGTAAGTCAAGGAACCATCATTGCTGCAACGATAATATTGATACTATCAGGACTAATTGCTGGATATATTCCTGCCAGAAGAGCCGCGAAAGTAAAACCAATTGTAGCACTAAGAGATGAATAA
- a CDS encoding ABC transporter permease: MKFIFSRDTWQEIFGSIRKNKLRTAITIIGVFWGILLFIGLQGAAKGIENGFEAAFKGMATNSIFLWGQQTGIPYGGFNRDRSIRIELSDTYRIANQIEGVSFVAPRNAKGIFDGSPPLVVNNLKSGNYKVFGDYPVLDLISKKKIRKGRFLNQKDIDEKRKICVIGERVQKELFEEDVDPVGKYIKISNMYFQVVGVYKRNNTDFFEGDNSIFIPFTTFKKVYNTGNKIGWMMIAGYPDEDIVAIEQKAKALLKRRYSVHPDDERAFGAANLGEMFGKITGFVTGLKFTALIVGIATILAGVIAIGNILLITVKERTKEIGIRRALGATPAEIRGQIILESVFLTLVAGILGMTVGGLLLSKLNDIAQGLDDFPFINPTVSLEYIGMAIALMVVLGTLIGLIPAQRAVSVRPIEALREE; the protein is encoded by the coding sequence ATGAAATTTATATTTTCAAGAGATACTTGGCAAGAAATATTCGGATCTATTCGTAAAAACAAACTACGAACAGCCATTACAATTATTGGTGTATTTTGGGGAATTCTACTCTTTATAGGATTACAAGGTGCTGCCAAAGGAATTGAAAACGGTTTTGAAGCAGCTTTTAAAGGAATGGCAACCAACAGTATATTTCTTTGGGGACAACAAACAGGAATTCCTTATGGAGGTTTCAACAGAGACCGAAGCATACGAATAGAATTAAGTGACACTTACAGAATTGCCAACCAAATAGAAGGTGTAAGTTTTGTAGCGCCTAGAAACGCAAAAGGAATTTTTGACGGATCGCCGCCTTTAGTTGTAAACAATCTAAAATCAGGTAATTACAAAGTTTTTGGAGATTATCCTGTACTTGATCTTATATCAAAAAAGAAAATACGGAAAGGACGTTTTCTAAATCAAAAAGACATCGATGAAAAACGCAAAATATGTGTGATTGGTGAGCGTGTTCAAAAAGAATTATTTGAAGAAGATGTAGATCCTGTTGGAAAATATATCAAAATAAGTAACATGTACTTTCAAGTAGTTGGCGTGTATAAAAGAAATAATACGGATTTTTTTGAAGGAGACAACTCTATTTTTATTCCTTTTACCACATTCAAAAAAGTATACAATACAGGAAACAAAATTGGTTGGATGATGATTGCAGGTTATCCCGATGAAGACATTGTTGCGATAGAACAAAAAGCAAAAGCATTACTAAAAAGAAGATACTCAGTACATCCAGATGACGAACGCGCTTTTGGAGCAGCAAACCTTGGAGAAATGTTTGGAAAAATCACAGGATTTGTCACAGGATTAAAATTTACTGCACTAATTGTTGGAATTGCTACCATACTTGCAGGCGTTATTGCTATTGGAAACATTTTACTAATTACAGTAAAAGAACGTACCAAAGAAATAGGAATCAGAAGAGCATTAGGCGCAACGCCAGCAGAAATAAGAGGACAAATTATTTTAGAATCAGTTTTCTTAACATTGGTAGCTGGAATTTTAGGAATGACGGTTGGCGGATTATTACTATCTAAGTTGAATGATATAGCACAAGGTTTGGACGATTTCCCATTTATCAATCCAACAGTAAGTTTAGAATACATAGGAATGGCAATAGCGCTTATGGTCGTATTAGGAACGTTAATAGGGCTTATACCAGCGCAAAGAGCCGTAAGTGTGAGACCAATAGAAGCATTAAGAGAAGAATAA
- a CDS encoding efflux RND transporter periplasmic adaptor subunit, with amino-acid sequence MKKVLLILLLIVFILGAFGAATYFINSNKKSIETFETVTPFKSAIVRKVVAAGTVIPEDEVEIKPQISGIIEKIFVKEGDKIKTGDLIAQIKVVPNEQSLNSARNRIKSSQIVLDNARVAFNRNKTLFDKGIISSQEFERAELSYSQAQQEIRNAQSDLQIIKKGSVGGSSANTNIRATVSGTILVIPVKEGDQVIESNTFNAGTSIATIADLGKMIFEGKVDEAEVGKLKPSSELKVSLGAIENKEFDAKLTFVAPRGIEESGAVQFKIKADVSLDDNYFIRAGYSANASIELDKKEDILVIDEALLRFDSKNEDKPYVEIEVGDQKFKKRFIELGISDGINIEILSGLTLEDKIKVWNIKAPKKDDKEDPDSENKDGENEDEIND; translated from the coding sequence ATGAAAAAAGTTTTATTAATCCTATTGCTAATCGTATTTATCTTAGGAGCATTTGGAGCTGCAACATACTTTATCAATTCTAACAAGAAAAGTATTGAAACGTTTGAAACGGTTACGCCTTTTAAGTCAGCAATCGTTAGGAAAGTAGTTGCTGCAGGAACTGTAATTCCTGAAGATGAAGTAGAAATCAAGCCTCAAATTTCTGGAATTATCGAAAAAATATTTGTAAAAGAAGGCGACAAAATCAAAACAGGAGATTTAATTGCTCAAATTAAAGTTGTTCCTAACGAACAATCATTAAACAGTGCAAGAAACAGAATCAAAAGTTCGCAAATTGTGTTAGATAATGCAAGAGTCGCATTCAACAGAAACAAAACACTTTTTGACAAAGGAATCATTTCAAGTCAAGAATTTGAAAGAGCTGAGTTGTCATACAGTCAGGCGCAACAAGAAATTCGCAACGCACAAAGTGACTTGCAAATAATCAAAAAAGGATCTGTTGGAGGTTCTTCTGCTAATACAAACATTAGAGCAACGGTTTCAGGAACCATTTTAGTAATTCCTGTAAAAGAAGGAGATCAAGTAATTGAAAGTAACACGTTCAACGCAGGAACAAGTATTGCAACAATTGCAGATTTAGGAAAAATGATTTTCGAAGGAAAAGTTGATGAAGCAGAAGTTGGGAAGCTAAAGCCAAGCTCTGAATTAAAAGTAAGTTTAGGAGCTATAGAAAATAAGGAATTTGACGCAAAACTTACATTTGTTGCGCCAAGAGGTATAGAAGAAAGCGGCGCAGTACAATTCAAAATAAAAGCAGACGTTTCTTTAGATGATAATTATTTTATTAGAGCTGGATATAGTGCAAATGCTTCTATTGAATTAGATAAAAAAGAAGATATTCTAGTGATCGATGAAGCATTGTTACGATTTGATTCAAAAAACGAAGACAAGCCATATGTGGAAATAGAAGTAGGAGACCAAAAATTTAAAAAGAGATTCATTGAATTGGGAATCTCTGATGGAATAAATATTGAAATTCTTTCTGGTCTAACATTAGAAGACAAAATCAAAGTCTGGAACATAAAAGCTCCGAAGAAAGATGATAAAGAAGATCCAGATAGTGAAAACAAAGACGGAGAAAATGAAGACGAAATAAATGACTAA
- a CDS encoding TolC family protein gives MKKVFIYILLITVTITSVHAQKNWTLKECVEYALENNISIKQSALDRQNTELDKSDAIGNFLPTVNVSASHSWNIGLNPNPVTGQNITATTQSSSGGLNVGIDIYRGLQNQNRLHRANLALLANQYQLDDIKDNTSLQVVQRFLQILFNKESLKVLQTQYQVTLGELKRTNELVKEGVVPRGDALEIEANAATQEQQIVNAENALRFSKISLAQLLLINDYENFAIAEGNYMIPSTTIMNNTPKQIFEKSLEVRNNVKISESNIELAEYDLKIAKGARLPSLSGFYGFNTRYFDTELGSTPPFFDQISDNKGHSFGVQLNIPILNGFSARNNIRRNVINIERAKYNLDQVKIDLEATVNQAYNDTKGSLKAYEAAEKTLISRTEAHKYSVERFNEGMMNSFDFSQSKQRLESAESDVVRTKFDYIFKLKILEFYFGLPLTDLK, from the coding sequence ATGAAAAAAGTTTTTATATACATATTGCTCATCACAGTAACAATTACTTCTGTACATGCTCAAAAAAATTGGACATTAAAAGAATGTGTTGAATATGCATTGGAAAATAACATTTCCATCAAACAATCAGCCTTAGACCGACAAAATACAGAGTTAGACAAAAGTGATGCAATTGGGAACTTCTTGCCAACTGTCAACGTTTCTGCATCGCATTCTTGGAATATTGGTTTGAACCCAAACCCAGTAACAGGACAAAACATAACCGCAACAACACAAAGTTCTAGTGGTGGATTAAATGTTGGAATTGACATCTATAGAGGATTGCAAAATCAAAACAGATTGCATCGAGCAAACCTAGCACTTTTAGCCAATCAATATCAATTAGATGATATTAAAGACAATACTTCATTGCAAGTAGTGCAACGATTTTTACAAATACTATTCAACAAAGAATCGTTAAAAGTATTACAAACGCAATATCAAGTAACATTAGGAGAACTAAAGCGCACAAACGAATTGGTAAAAGAAGGTGTTGTGCCACGTGGAGACGCATTGGAAATTGAAGCAAACGCAGCAACGCAAGAACAACAAATTGTAAATGCTGAAAATGCATTGCGTTTCTCAAAAATATCATTAGCACAACTATTATTGATCAATGATTACGAAAACTTTGCTATTGCAGAAGGTAATTACATGATTCCGTCTACGACAATCATGAACAACACGCCAAAGCAAATCTTTGAAAAATCGTTAGAAGTACGAAACAATGTAAAAATATCAGAATCAAACATTGAATTGGCTGAATATGATTTAAAAATTGCAAAAGGTGCAAGATTGCCGAGTCTTTCAGGATTCTACGGATTCAACACAAGATACTTTGATACAGAATTAGGAAGTACACCACCATTTTTTGATCAAATATCAGACAACAAAGGACATTCTTTCGGAGTTCAACTAAACATTCCAATCTTAAACGGATTCAGCGCACGAAATAATATACGTAGAAATGTCATCAACATTGAAAGAGCGAAGTACAATCTTGATCAAGTAAAAATTGACTTAGAAGCTACGGTAAATCAAGCGTATAACGATACAAAAGGTTCGCTAAAAGCATACGAAGCTGCTGAAAAAACATTAATATCACGAACAGAAGCACACAAATACTCAGTAGAACGTTTCAATGAAGGAATGATGAATTCGTTTGATTTCAGTCAGTCAAAACAACGTTTAGAAAGTGCTGAATCAGATGTGGTACGTACTAAGTTTGATTACATCTTCAAACTAAAAATACTAGAATTCTACTTTGGACTTCCATTAACGGATTTAAAATAA
- the tsaB gene encoding tRNA (adenosine(37)-N6)-threonylcarbamoyltransferase complex dimerization subunit type 1 TsaB, protein MALRLYIETATTNCSVCLANDEEVLYFKEENDKNYSHSEKLHVFIKEAYTTAGIQPNDVTAIVVGKGPGSYTGLRIGVSTAKGLCFASDKELIAMESLEILARSINIKNGVILSLLDARRMEVYSAVYNSNYEQIRGTKTEIITEESFSDYLAKGKVHFIGNGAAKCKDVITHENAVFYDEIYFPSAKHMIPIGIKKHKNNETEDVAYFEPYYLKDFMVTKAKKK, encoded by the coding sequence ATGGCATTACGATTATACATAGAAACGGCAACCACAAATTGTTCTGTTTGTTTAGCAAATGATGAGGAAGTTTTATATTTCAAGGAAGAAAATGATAAAAACTATTCGCATTCTGAAAAGTTACACGTATTCATCAAAGAAGCGTATACAACTGCGGGAATTCAGCCAAATGACGTAACAGCTATTGTTGTTGGAAAAGGTCCAGGATCGTACACCGGATTGCGGATTGGTGTCTCTACGGCAAAAGGATTATGTTTTGCTTCCGATAAAGAACTCATTGCTATGGAAAGTCTAGAAATTTTGGCACGTTCCATCAACATTAAAAATGGTGTTATTCTTTCATTACTGGATGCTCGCCGTATGGAAGTCTATTCGGCAGTATACAATTCAAACTATGAACAAATTAGGGGAACAAAGACCGAAATCATTACGGAAGAATCGTTTTCAGACTATTTAGCGAAAGGAAAAGTTCATTTCATTGGTAACGGAGCAGCGAAGTGCAAAGATGTCATTACGCATGAAAACGCAGTCTTTTATGATGAAATTTACTTTCCATCAGCCAAACACATGATTCCAATTGGAATAAAAAAACACAAAAATAACGAAACTGAAGATGTTGCTTATTTTGAACCATATTATCTAAAAGATTTTATGGTCACGAAAGCAAAAAAGAAATAA
- a CDS encoding DUF1304 domain-containing protein translates to MKILQTILIALVAIEHVYILYLEMFLWTSPKGMKTFGLKSKDFAEETKTLAANQGLYNGFLAAGLFWSLYTEDVSVSLFFIICVCVAALYGAYSTKSNRILIVQGTPAFLALAVLLMNRFFV, encoded by the coding sequence ATGAAAATTTTACAAACTATTCTTATTGCGCTTGTCGCGATAGAACACGTATACATTTTATATTTAGAAATGTTTTTATGGACGTCACCAAAAGGCATGAAAACTTTCGGTTTAAAGTCTAAAGATTTTGCTGAAGAAACGAAAACGTTAGCCGCCAATCAAGGATTATATAACGGATTTTTAGCCGCAGGATTGTTTTGGTCATTATACACAGAAGATGTTTCTGTAAGTCTATTTTTCATCATTTGCGTTTGCGTCGCGGCACTTTACGGCGCGTATTCTACAAAGAGTAATCGAATTTTAATTGTGCAAGGAACGCCAGCATTTTTAGCACTTGCCGTCTTGTTGATGAATCGATTTTTTGTCTAG
- a CDS encoding dodecin family protein — MAVLKVIEVLSNSKKSWEDATAKAVKQASKSVKNIKSVYVQEQSAIVNGDAVVEFRVNLKLTFEVK; from the coding sequence ATGGCAGTATTAAAAGTAATAGAAGTCCTTTCAAACTCAAAGAAAAGTTGGGAAGACGCAACAGCAAAAGCAGTAAAACAAGCATCTAAGTCTGTGAAAAATATCAAATCGGTATATGTACAAGAACAAAGTGCTATTGTGAATGGTGATGCAGTTGTAGAATTCCGCGTAAACTTGAAACTTACTTTTGAAGTAAAGTAA
- a CDS encoding NifU family protein, producing MSGITISIEKTSNPAIIKFEASSFLTRHNSYEFKNIDDAKDSLLAQQLFYLPFVKTIFISGNFIAIERYNIVEWSDVQDEVAEQIQTYINEGKEVISETATPKKVVPVTIYAESTPNPTVMKFVANKKIIDRMLEFKSIDETKYAPLAQALFHFPFIKEVFLDKNYISITKYDMVEWNDITMEIREFIRNYIQEGKEVISEDIPVEQKEKIELSEESFEALDDISKEIVNILDEYIKPAVASDGGNIMFDSYDPVSKVVKVVLQGACSGCPSSTMTLKSGIENTLKSLLKGHVNEVVAING from the coding sequence ATGAGTGGTATTACTATAAGTATAGAAAAAACAAGCAATCCTGCAATTATAAAGTTTGAAGCAAGTTCGTTTCTGACACGACATAATAGTTACGAATTTAAAAATATTGATGATGCTAAAGATTCTCTTTTGGCACAACAATTATTTTATCTTCCATTTGTAAAAACCATCTTTATTTCTGGGAATTTTATCGCCATTGAGCGTTATAATATTGTTGAGTGGTCGGATGTACAAGACGAAGTCGCTGAGCAAATTCAAACCTATATTAATGAAGGAAAAGAAGTGATTAGCGAAACTGCTACACCAAAAAAAGTAGTTCCTGTCACTATTTATGCAGAAAGCACACCAAACCCGACAGTGATGAAGTTTGTAGCCAATAAGAAAATCATTGATCGCATGCTTGAGTTTAAAAGTATTGACGAAACTAAATACGCTCCATTAGCACAAGCATTATTTCATTTCCCGTTTATAAAAGAAGTTTTTCTTGATAAGAATTATATTTCCATCACAAAGTACGATATGGTGGAATGGAATGATATTACGATGGAGATTCGCGAGTTTATCCGAAATTATATTCAAGAAGGAAAAGAAGTTATTTCAGAAGATATTCCTGTAGAACAAAAAGAGAAAATTGAATTATCGGAAGAAAGTTTTGAAGCTTTGGACGATATTTCAAAAGAAATCGTGAATATTTTAGATGAATACATAAAACCTGCCGTAGCAAGTGATGGCGGAAATATTATGTTTGATTCTTACGATCCTGTTTCTAAAGTTGTAAAAGTAGTATTACAAGGCGCGTGTAGCGGTTGTCCATCATCTACTATGACATTGAAAAGTGGAATTGAAAATACTTTGAAAAGTTTATTGAAAGGACACGTAAACGAAGTTGTTGCCATAAATGGGTAA
- a CDS encoding PorP/SprF family type IX secretion system membrane protein, with translation MNFKKYLAIVAIAFGVQSSFSQDGLPVYVDYLSDNLYLIHPSMAGASSSSKIRLTARQQWFDVDDAPSLQTLSFNTRVGDKVGFGAILYNDANGNFSQQGAYLTFAYHLLLSRNTVDLNQLSFGISTGFTQGTLDESGFDIINNPDPIIGGTQANATYFNVDFGASYYFLDFYAHLTIKNALPTKRDLFSQEFESKNQRRYLASAGYVFGGYGSDWKYEPSFMFQYTDETQESSIDANIKVYRNMDFGSVWGGLSYRRSLDGAEFVNGTQVDNQKLQYVTPFIGLNYNKFMFAYTYSYQANSLVLSNGGYHQVTVGYNFGNRRDPYDCNCPGINQ, from the coding sequence ATGAATTTTAAAAAATACTTAGCTATTGTTGCCATCGCATTTGGAGTGCAAAGTTCTTTTTCACAAGATGGACTTCCTGTTTATGTAGACTATCTTTCTGATAATTTATACTTAATTCATCCTTCAATGGCTGGAGCTTCCTCTTCATCTAAAATTAGATTAACAGCAAGACAACAATGGTTTGACGTAGACGATGCGCCATCTTTACAAACATTGAGTTTCAACACACGTGTTGGAGACAAAGTAGGTTTTGGAGCCATTCTATATAATGATGCAAATGGAAATTTTTCACAACAAGGAGCATATTTAACATTTGCATATCACTTATTACTTTCAAGAAATACAGTTGACTTAAATCAATTATCTTTTGGGATTAGCACAGGATTCACACAAGGAACTTTAGACGAATCAGGTTTCGATATTATCAACAATCCCGATCCAATTATTGGAGGAACACAAGCAAACGCAACGTATTTCAATGTAGATTTTGGAGCGTCATATTACTTTTTAGATTTCTATGCGCATTTAACAATCAAAAATGCACTACCAACAAAAAGAGATTTGTTCTCTCAAGAATTTGAATCAAAAAATCAACGTCGTTATTTAGCTTCCGCTGGATATGTCTTTGGTGGATACGGTAGCGATTGGAAATACGAACCATCTTTTATGTTTCAATACACAGACGAAACGCAAGAATCTTCTATTGATGCAAACATCAAAGTATACAGAAACATGGATTTCGGAAGTGTTTGGGGCGGATTATCATATAGAAGAAGTTTAGATGGAGCTGAATTTGTAAACGGAACACAAGTTGACAATCAAAAATTACAATACGTTACACCATTTATAGGATTGAACTATAACAAATTCATGTTTGCGTATACATATTCGTATCAAGCAAACTCGCTGGTACTTTCTAATGGCGGTTATCATCAAGTTACAGTAGGGTACAATTTTGGAAACAGAAGAGATCCTTACGATTGTAACTGTCCTGGAATTAATCAATAA
- a CDS encoding VWA domain-containing protein has translation MKTLHVFLVSTLFLTMACKGNSKADTALLSETETEIVAEATVLETKKQHTIKVALLLDTSNSMDGLIHQAKAQLWEIINELSYAKCDGEKPSLEIALYEYGNDNLASEEGYIRQVLGFSNDLDEISEKLFSLTTRGGSEFCGHVIQTSLDQLNWGSNPKDLKLLFIAGNEPFTQGTVSYRDAITNATEKDVVINTIFCGNYEQGISGMWKDGAMIGKGDYMTIAHNRNIVYVKTPYDQKIMEYNTRLNKTYIAYGRQGQYKMMNQSTQDFNANSINEEIAVDRAVSKSSSFYTNSSWDLVDGIANDSVKVEELKKDELPTELKGKSKEEILAYVATQQKERKEIQAKIRELDAKRKLHIASKTNNASKTDLESAMIKAIKTQAARKNYVW, from the coding sequence ATGAAAACACTACATGTATTTTTAGTAAGCACACTGTTTTTAACAATGGCTTGCAAAGGAAACTCAAAAGCTGACACCGCATTATTGAGTGAAACAGAAACCGAAATTGTTGCAGAAGCTACAGTTTTAGAAACAAAAAAGCAACACACTATTAAAGTTGCGTTGTTGTTAGACACGAGTAATAGTATGGACGGATTGATTCATCAAGCGAAAGCGCAATTATGGGAAATTATTAATGAATTGTCATACGCAAAATGCGACGGCGAGAAACCAAGTTTGGAAATTGCTTTGTATGAATACGGAAATGATAATTTAGCCTCTGAAGAAGGCTATATACGACAAGTGTTAGGTTTTAGTAACGATTTGGATGAAATCTCTGAGAAATTATTTTCGCTCACTACACGTGGCGGAAGTGAGTTTTGCGGACACGTGATTCAGACTTCGCTAGATCAATTGAATTGGGGAAGCAACCCAAAAGATTTGAAACTCCTTTTTATTGCAGGAAACGAACCGTTTACACAAGGAACTGTAAGTTATAGAGATGCCATTACAAATGCTACCGAAAAAGATGTTGTGATTAATACTATTTTTTGCGGAAACTACGAACAAGGAATCTCTGGTATGTGGAAAGATGGCGCTATGATTGGAAAAGGCGATTATATGACGATTGCGCATAACAGAAATATTGTATATGTAAAAACGCCGTACGATCAGAAAATTATGGAATATAATACACGTTTGAACAAAACGTATATTGCATACGGAAGACAAGGACAGTATAAAATGATGAATCAATCAACACAGGATTTTAATGCAAATTCTATTAATGAAGAAATTGCAGTTGATAGAGCAGTTTCTAAAAGTTCCAGTTTTTATACAAATTCTTCTTGGGATTTGGTAGACGGAATTGCCAACGATTCTGTAAAGGTTGAAGAGTTAAAGAAAGATGAATTGCCAACAGAACTAAAAGGAAAATCGAAAGAAGAAATTTTAGCATATGTAGCAACGCAACAAAAAGAACGCAAAGAGATTCAGGCAAAAATTCGTGAATTGGATGCAAAACGTAAATTACATATTGCTTCTAAAACGAACAACGCTTCTAAAACTGATTTGGAAAGTGCCATGATTAAAGCAATTAAAACGCAAGCGGCGCGTAAGAATTATGTATGGTAA
- a CDS encoding SIMPL domain-containing protein: MKKYIISTILIICCHFFVIAQSEKNFIDQNYIEITGTAETLVTPNEIYIAITLTEKNHKKTIEEQEQLLLANLKSLGVDTDKELSVSNFEGIYTKRFLKRNEVEKVKKYQLIVHDGKTLSKTYLVLDQLNITNVNITKVSHSDLEKIRRETKIKSLIVAKQKATEYAEAIDQEIGKALFIKEVDQNSYAQINVRGMNTSNAYFDNNSLSKIEDLTFQKISITATVLTKFELKTKKE, encoded by the coding sequence ATGAAAAAGTATATTATTAGTACAATCTTAATTATTTGTTGTCACTTTTTTGTGATCGCGCAAAGCGAAAAAAATTTTATTGATCAAAATTATATAGAAATTACAGGAACTGCTGAAACGCTCGTAACTCCTAATGAAATTTATATTGCAATTACGCTGACAGAGAAAAATCATAAGAAAACAATTGAAGAACAAGAACAATTGCTACTTGCAAATTTGAAGAGTTTGGGTGTTGATACCGATAAAGAATTGTCAGTTTCAAACTTTGAGGGAATTTATACAAAACGATTTTTAAAACGTAACGAAGTAGAGAAAGTAAAGAAATATCAATTGATTGTTCATGATGGCAAGACACTTTCTAAAACGTATTTAGTGTTAGATCAATTGAATATTACGAATGTAAACATTACAAAAGTAAGTCATTCTGATCTTGAAAAAATTCGTAGAGAAACAAAGATTAAATCGCTCATTGTTGCCAAACAAAAAGCTACAGAATATGCCGAAGCAATTGACCAAGAAATCGGCAAAGCGTTGTTTATAAAAGAAGTTGACCAAAATTCGTATGCGCAAATAAATGTAAGAGGCATGAATACTTCGAATGCCTATTTTGACAACAACTCATTATCAAAAATAGAAGATTTAACGTTTCAAAAGATTAGCATAACCGCCACTGTTTTAACCAAATTTGAATTAAAAACTAAAAAAGAATAA